Part of the Ornithorhynchus anatinus isolate Pmale09 chromosome 8, mOrnAna1.pri.v4, whole genome shotgun sequence genome, tccatcgatggtatttaccgaccgattactgtgtgcagagcaccggactaaaagTTTGGAAGACAGTAATACAAtagaggagtcagaggttgtgggttcgactcccggctctgccgctggtcagctgtgtgactgtgggcaagtcacttcacttcctctgtgcctcagttacctcaactgtaaaatggggattaagacatttcccttgggcaagtgaccgtggacaagtcacttaagttctctgtgcttcagtttcctcatcagtaaaatggggatttagtgtcggttgtccttcctgcttagactctgagtcccggaTGAGACGGGAaccgtctgacctgatgatcatgtatctaccccagtgcttaggtcaatgtttgtcacatagtaagaatttatcaaactctactccctttaccgccccccttcacctctccgcagctaaaccctcttttccccccatttccctctgctcctccccctatcccttcccatcccctcaacaccgtactcgtctgctcaaccgtatatattttcattaccctatttattttgttaatgaaatgtatatcgccttgattctatttagttgccattgtttttacgggacgttcttcccctcgactctatttattgccattgttctcgtctttccgtctcccccgattagactgtaagcccgtcaaagggcagggactgtctctatctgttgccgacttgttcattccaagcgcttagtacagtgctctgcacatagtaagcgctcaataaatactattgaatgaatgactgtgagccccacgagggacaacctgataaccttgtatctaccccagtgcttagaacagtgctctgcacatagtaagcgcttaacaaataacattatcatcattattattattaatacaggagtaagacatgattcctgcccagagaggagacggggagacagacgctttCAGAGAAGGACACGttcgtaagtgatgtggggctggggagggctgaATGACAGAGTCcctggggtacagacccaagggctGAAGTGATGCGGAAGGAAGGGCGAATGAGGGATGTgacggtttagtcagggaaagcttcttggaggagaatgtgattttagtagggttttaaagatgaggagagtgatgatctatgagacaggaaggggaaaggagttccaggccagatggaggactcGGGTGAGGGGACGGTGGCGAGAAagttgagatcgaggcacagagagtaggttgagaCAGCCGAGCgaggtttgtgggctgggttttagctggagatcagagaggtaaggtaagagggggaaaagcTGTTTGAGTGTCCCAAAGCCGATTCTAGTTTGTGAAGAGGCAAGGTGGATCAAGAAGGGAGAGTCCAATGGGAACGGGGAGCCAAGAGATCCAAGTTCTAAGGCGCAgtgggatagagcacgtgcctgggagtcagaaagtcaggggttctaatcccggctccgccacctatctgtcatatgaccttgggcaaatcacttctctgtgcctcagtgcctcgctcctatccatcccagggcttagtacagtgcctggcacacagtaagcacttaacaaataccattattattatttgactctgtgacctggggaaaagtCACGTTCCTCATTGGTGCTGCAGTGCCACCTGTCCTGTCCTTGTTCTTAGAATAAGCTAAGTGTTTTCTGTactcacattcatttattcaatcatatttattgagtgcttactgtgtgcagagcactgtactaagtgcttggaaagtacaattcagcaacataaagacctgggttctaatcctggctccaccactaatctgctgtgtgacctcgagcaaatcacttaacttctctgtgactcattgacctcatatgcaaaatggggattaagactgtgaaccccatgtgggacagggactgtatccaacccgatttgcttgtatccatcccagtgtttagtaatcatgatgatgaagcacctactatgtgccaagcactgttctaagcgctgggggtggggggatacagggtaatcacgttgtcccacgaggggctcgaagtcttaatccccagtttacagatgaggtaacggaggcacggagcagtgaagtgacttgcccaaagtcacacaacagacaagtggcgaagccgtgttgaacccacgtcctctgacgcctaAACCTGCGCTCCTGCCACTaagactggcacatggtaagcaattaaatgccacgattattgttattattgataccTAATTGCCTTTGCTCATTCCTGTGGAGGAAATAAAGATTCGTTTTCTAAGTAGTCACGGCAGCGTGGGCCAGGATAGGAAAGGGAATAGGGCCAGAACACCACAGACATACAAATCTGGCATAGGGAAAGATGGGTCTGGTGTAGGCATATGGAAGTGTGTGAACTctggggtaggaagagaagaaggccagggggtggagggaagttTACTTTAATTCACCGAGCCCCTATTTTTTGCAGCACatgggagactgcaatagaaGAGATGAAGTGTCAAGTGCCTTTTTttaacctttctcttccttttcttcttcgcctttttcctcctgttcccttGATTGCTAGGCTTGATTCCCCACATACTAGCCCCTTCACTCTTTTGGACTGCAGAAATTATGCAACAGGTGGGGCAATTAGGCAAGTACATCCAGCATATACACGCACCGCTGAAACGCAGGCACTTTACCTGTAACGCAGTTGTTGTAGACTCACACTAAAGAGAAACCCTGTTTTTGTACccagctttaacaaataccacctgttCAGCCCATCTTCTTTGGCTACCACATTACACTGTGACTTTTCTATCTATACTTTTCTTATGTGAGTGTCCCTGGAATATATGCGAAGGAATCCCCGTGCGAATATCTTGTACGTGCATGGGAATTTTAAGGGGAAGTTATCGTatttatggggcagggaggaagggaagaaagaaaagtctGCCTGTGTGCATCTTTGAACCCACGATTCTGAGTGTCAATAGAGAATTGCTCGTGGTAGCTActtaaaaagagggagaaagatgagttAGTGGCAGAGGCTGCCAATTGAGCATTCACTTGCTTTGAAAACAGGAGTTTGGAAGAAGACAGTTCTCCAGCCCTCGCTCCTGAAAGAAAGGTCACTGCTCCACTGACGAGACCCCTGCAAGACCCAAACATCCTCTCCTCTTCACTGTGCACAAGTGGCTTTAGAAAGGAGCCCGCTATAGCAAGGACAGTTAAAGGGGAGAATCCACCTCAATGATAACAACTGATTGTGATGTGACTTCTGAAAGCTTGTGGAAAGTAAAGCAATTTAATGAGGTAAGTCCACATTTGGAAGTGAGGGTTTTCCTTGAGAATTAATGCTAGGGTTCATTGGTCTGGCCTTTTTTTCTGTGTTGCGTTCTTTATACATTGAAGCATGGGCAGGATGATGCATGACAACTCGGAAGTAACAGagggatttaagcacttagtacagtgctctgcacatggtaagtgctcaaaaaaaaaatttttgatTGTTATTTGCGGCATAATGGCACCATTCGACACTTTTCAAGGAGGTCCGCAGAGAACCTAGCGCATTAGTACTAGAAATGACATTCACCAGGGAACCAGCGCGGGGCACTGACATAAGCCCATGGGGAAGTACAACTATTGCACATGACaatttccctgttcacaaggagtttaatAATGGGGTTGGCGATTCCTAATAATTCAGTCTTAAGGCCCCATCGACACTCCCCAAGTTAGAACCATTATGGAAAAATAGTAActggttaaaaaacaaaaaaaccccccaaaaatcaATCCTCACCTTATTTAACAAGGCATGGGGGGCTGAGACCATGGGGTTGTATTGCATTTGATCGACAGTGGCAGGCTGAGGTTCGGGCTGGCACTGGAACATGGACACAGCACCGGCATAGCAGGGCTGAGAGGTGGCCATGGGCGGCTGTGAGTTCGGGTCACACTGTTGGCCCCCGGGGACTTGTAAACAGCCGACGTAACCTCCTAAATCGGCAGTCCCGGGATAGGAGGACTGTTCGAAGTTTCCCACTGGGAAGTCCAACGGGGTAAAGTTTGCAGGTGGGGGTAGGACGGGTGGCGGCTGATTGTAGGGgataaattcctgcccacaggcgtAAGCGGAGACTTCGGATTTGTAAGGGAAGTCTTGAGGAGGGCCTTGCGTGTCTGAAAAAGCATACTGTTGGGGTTCTTGGGCAGTGAAGGGAAGGGGCCTGCCCCCAGAGGGGCACCAACTGGGAAACACGCCGTTGACTTGCATATGCTTCATCCTCTGACACAGTTGTTGCTGCTGCTCCACTGTTTGTTTCTGCTGCTGTTGCAACCGTTCCTGTACCATGCAGCTAGAGTTGGGAGTCCCGGGGGGCGGCTGCTGGAAACCCGAATACAAAAACGAGGATTTATTTAAGGACTCCTGAACGTAGGTCAGGATCTCATCCGTTATGTCAATGTCGCCGAGGTCATCCCCCCGGGCAAATTCGGCTCTaaaaaactcctcatcttgcTGCATGTGTTTGATGTCTTCAAAATCAATGCCCAGGTTTTCCATGATGTCATACAGATCACTGTTTTTGCTCTCCGCGAAGAGCCCCTCTTGGTCTTGGCCATCTGGGGGGCGCTTGGAGGGCTCCCGTGTCGCGCCGTTGCCGTCGCCCACCGGCAAGAGGTCGTCCTGCCAGTCACGAGCCAGGATCCGGCTCAGTTCATCCGGCGCCGCGTTCAAAAAGCTCCTCTCGAGGGGGAGTGCGCTGGGAGCCGGAGGGCAGAGGTACACGGACTCATCTTGCCTCAACATGGCCCCCAGGACGGAGCCGGGGTGAAGGGAGTCTGGGTCGAGCGCGGATTTGGCGGTGGGCTCCTTTGCGGTGCCGCCTTTCATCCGCACCTGCAGGGGATCCATCAgggcggggaagggaaaggtCACTTCGTACAGCACAGCCTCGCCCGTGGCAAACATGAAAGGCAGCTTCAGGTTTCGCTTTCGTAAATGCTCCATTCCTTCTTCGTCTCTGAAATAACATTAAGGGAAGAAAAAGGCTTTCAGCCGCGGTGAGATTCCTCACCTTTAGCAAAACCTGGTTTTTAAGAACAGAGGCACTTGAGCGCAATCTCTGGTTGGGACATAACCAGAAGAATGGCGTATTCATGTTGAGCTCCCTGCAGAAAAATCAATATTGTGCTTTGGGTTTGTATTTAACAATTTTACTAAGGTTGTGTACTACTCTGGCTTACGGGGTCAGAAAATGTAGAGGGGATTGATCGTTGCCAGGTTGATCATCTCACTCAAAGACCATAATTTAGATTGCTTTTGTTATATTACAAAAGAACGATGCCTGCTGATGCACTTTGTTTTTTTGTCACTGGACTACTCTAATTTTATGTCTGCTTCTCCCCTTAGAGTGAAAACTACCTGGACGGAGAGACAggttgtattttccaaagtgcttttaaGTACAGTGCACTATAGTGGGGTGCTCAAAAGTGCTGTTATCAAAGCATTTGATTTAAAATATGAAAgtgcttcaaaacactcaatcgccttgcccccttctacctctgtgatttcctactacaactcggtcctaacgccaacctactcgctatacctcgatctcgtctatctcgctgctgatctcttacacacatcctgcctctggcctggaaattcattcattcaatcgtatttattgagcacttactgtgtgcagagcactgtactaagtgcttggaaagtacaattttgcaacaaatagagacaatccctacccaacaacgggctgacagtctagaagaaatcCCTCTGTCTTCACATGCcaaagacaatcactctctccaccttcaaagacttactgaaggcacatgtcctccaagaggccttccttgtctaatccctcatttcctcttcacccactcccttctgcatcacccttgcacttgcaccatttattcacctctccctcaatgccccataccacttatgtgcgtatccctaatttattatttatgcctgtctcctcctctagaccataaactcactgtgggctgggaatgtccaCCAAATAcgctacactgtattctcccaagtgcttagttcattttctacacatagtaagagcttaacaaacaccatgatccTTCTtacattgttaagtgctttctttctcAAGTAGTTCTGCCAGTGACACTACAGAATACATTATTTGCTCTTTTCATTATTCTTTGAGTTTGAAAATGATTCAACTGTTGGTATTGTTATCCCTGAACAGGGCGTGGCTGAGAGGTCAATCAACATGTAACCAACAACCAACACTGGGTAAAACAGTCTTCCGGTTGTCAGCTGCGGTCATTACTTACAAAGTGCAGAGTGAGCCATTctaaatagaactcatcttcccacccaaaccctgtccccccaaaGGTGACTTTTCCTCACTTTAGACTACACCACCCTCTTCTACATCACACAATCCCAtatctttggcattatcctcaattcatttcCCTCATTTAACTCTCAggttccgtcaccaaatcctgttacttCTACCTTCTCATCTctagaatttgccctttcctctccatccaaaccgctatcataCTGACCCAAGTACTGCTCATATCCTGCTGtgactactgcttcagcttcttctcttacctcactggctcctgtctcttccccactccagtccacacctctctctgctgcctagatcgctTTCCTATAAAAAATTTAGTCAGTATCccctcccttcttaaaaaccctccggtggttgcccatccacttcttcatcaaacagaaacggctttaaggcattcaatcgttCCTCCCCCTTCTAACTCACCTTGCCGATTCCATACTATACCcctgcctgcacatttcacttttttattgtctatttactcactgtacctcgattttatttattttgctgcCAATCCCCTGCCctgatcctccctctgacctggaattctttACCCCTCCATAACCTTACTTGGTGAGCCCCAAGGAGGCCAGGGACCTCTTCAACCTaaatgtatctactccactgttcagtgcttggcacatagtaagcttttaatagataccgtaattgttatcattgttattattattatatctgacagaccaccaaacCCCCTACTATGCAAGCCATCCTgcaatcacgtctcctccaagagaccttctcttactaagccctcatttctctcactcGCTTTCtttcctgcatcacctatgcccttggatctgtgaccctctGAGGACTTGGCATTCGCCCCTCCCTGAgctcttcagcacttatgtacatacccttatactctccTATTCCCCCTATCTGAAATGTCTTTCATTcttctcctctagaatgtaaaaaaagcttcttgtgggcgagAATCCAGTctgctctactggactctcccaagtccaaTGCcctccacaaagtaagtgcttaaataccactgactggccaTGGTGGTTTTCCAAACGGTCCCCACATCTCTTGGTAATTGTCTAAAGGATCCCTGAAATATCTCTTCTGCTTTATGGTCCTCTCATTTTACCTCATGCTTGGACACATGACTGTTGTTACTCTTTACATGAGCCACAAGCCCCAAATGCTCTAACTCTGATGGTGacatctacaaaaaaaaaaaccagtctgGTTGCCTTCCTGCTGTCTGAAGGAGGCATTTTCTTACTTTCTCTCCTAGACAACTATACTATTCATATGCATGAATTTCTCCCAATCCTCTGGAACATTTATTTGGGCCTGAAAACCACCAACAAATAATAGCTAAATAAGCTGCAGTTTCCATGAGATCTAAAAGGATGATAATGTTTAGATTTAAGAGTAATCCAAGTTGTGTTCCTCTGTGAGGGatggaagagcacaggattgaaaATTTCTACTTCTGCTACTCAGCCTAACCACTTGACATCCTGGCAAACTCCAAGTTGGCTGAGGAGTGGAGTTAGAAAACAATTTCACCTAAGAATACTTTCTATCTGAAACTTTGGATTTCTGTTTTTTGCAAGTAATGAGTCTTTGTACTTACGTAAGAGGCCGCTGTGTTGCAATAATATAATCGGGTCTTCCATTTTTGTATACTAAGCGTGCATTTGCTTGAACCCAAGCCCATCTGTTTTCTTTGGTAAGAAGTCTGAAGACAGTCATTCCACTCTCTCCAGTCTTTATCACTAGAATCACAAgttatattttttaatttttctggtTGAAAAAGTATTATACATTATGTTATTCTTGATGATTAGTCTTCACAGATACAAATAATCAAAAAAGCAACATATGAACAGTCCTATCTTCTGTCTGTATCTGTCAAGGGATTGATTGGAAAGTCAATTCtaatgggaaagaatacactaAAGAAAAATGTACTTCTCTAATTTCCAGGAATAACGCTGTTCTATTACCAATAATGATTTCATTAGGCAAAACTCAATTTAATGACATTTTAAAACACAGAAAGATGTCTTTACTTCGTACCCACTTTGGTTAAAATAATTAACTGTTTACTAGCACTAGGGATATATAGTGGTGGAGAGAATGTGGGCCCGGGAGTAGGGAGATCTAAATTCTCATCCCAGGTGTGAGATATGGGCAGATTATTTAATCTCTGGatgtcaatttcctcaactgtaacaatAACACCAGGTTCTCTCTACCACCAGAATGAGGCAGGTAATGTAACAATGCTTTGGAAATAGCAAATGAAGATATAGCTATTCATTTCATGCACAATCCTCAAAGCACCTTTAGGATATTACCACATTTTATATTGAATACGGTGAATCACACTTACTCCGGAtatggttctctgcacagtaAAGCATGTCGGCCGCATGAACAAATTGATATCCAGATCCTCTCACGCATAACTCTGCTTCAGAGTATCCCAGGACAATTTTTCCTCTATCAGGGAAAAGATAAATTTAAGAAtcagaataaaacaaaattaaTTTAATCACTAAATAATCCAAATTGGCCTCATGTAGACCACCACTTGTGACCAATCTGACTGTAAAAATGAACAAGACACCTGGATTTCTTTGTCTCTTAATCTCACTTCGGTAGGTAGGGACAGTTATTTAAATAtgaatgcaatttattttaactacTGTGACCACTTCAAATTGGgccaaatttctccttttaaatGGAGTAAAAAATGCTAAAACAGCCCTGCAAATTTAGTGGCTGGGGGCTAAATACTAAGAGAAaataaatgggcagggaatgtgtctatcatctctgttgtactgcattctcccaagtgcttagtacaatgctctacacacagtagactgtaaggctgtcaaagggcagggactgactctatctgttaccgatttgtacattccaagcgcttagtacagtgctctgcacatagtaagcgctcaataaatactattgaatgaatgaataggaaatgctcaataaaatactatgttatggagaaccaatcaatcatattcactgaatgctgtgtgcggtgcactgaactaagcacttggcaaagtacaatatatcgGCAtttgtaaacacatttcctgcccgcaaaatTTAATTAAATAATCATGGGACTTTTGGttttattcacctctctgtcCATCTAATCAAGTTGCTTCTTCCCCCTTGACTATGAACACTATCTGGTTCCTCTGCCGTTTCTTctaccctttcccttcttccatcaTTCCTGTCTCCAACCTCCTTCTACATTTTTCTGGCctttcccactctcctctccttctttctgtctTCATTTGCCTCTTCCTCAGCTCTAGCTGCCTTTCTGCTGCTGCAGATTTCCTTTATGAAGTGACAGAGAGCCTTTTCCAGGTAGCCAAAACCTGGATATTAATTATAATACAATTAGCcaagcctctagactgcaaactcatggacagggaatggatctgcttattgatatattgtactctcccaagcagttagtacagtgctctccacacagtaggtactcaaaaattatgactgaatgaatgaattctgctgcTGCGTACTTTCACCAGAGGCATCCTATTTGTGATACTCCTAATTAGGAAACACCTGACCAAAAAATTAGGCTGCTAATACTGTATtcaatactttttaaaaatctgtgtGATTGCTCTCATCTAAACGTTGGGTACTAGGCATCTGAATACCATGTGTATTTTAGATAAAAGTAATAAATGTTGTAGGAAACAAAAACGTTCACAATACAGGACTTACTTGGCATCACAG contains:
- the AHR gene encoding aryl hydrocarbon receptor is translated as MNNTNVTYACRKRRKPVQKTVKPAPSEGAKSNPSKRHRDRLNTELDRLASLLPFPQDVISKLDKLSVLRLSVSYLRAKSFFDVALKSSSSIQSDKNGINDTCRTKRRDSLNLQEGELLLQALNGFVLVVTTDALVFYASSTIQDYLGFQQSDVIHQSVFELIHTEDRPEFQRQLHWALNPVQYADPGQRLPEDSELSQPTTYYNPEQLPPENSSFMERCFICRLRCLLDNSSGFLAMNFQGRLKFLHGQNKKGKDGTAIAPQLALFAVATPLQPPSILEIRTKNFIFRTKHKLDFTPTGCDAKGKIVLGYSEAELCVRGSGYQFVHAADMLYCAENHIRMIKTGESGMTVFRLLTKENRWAWVQANARLVYKNGRPDYIIATQRPLTDEEGMEHLRKRNLKLPFMFATGEAVLYEVTFPFPALMDPLQVRMKGGTAKEPTAKSALDPDSLHPGSVLGAMLRQDESVYLCPPAPSALPLERSFLNAAPDELSRILARDWQDDLLPVGDGNGATREPSKRPPDGQDQEGLFAESKNSDLYDIMENLGIDFEDIKHMQQDEEFFRAEFARGDDLGDIDITDEILTYVQESLNKSSFLYSGFQQPPPGTPNSSCMVQERLQQQQKQTVEQQQQLCQRMKHMQVNGVFPSWCPSGGRPLPFTAQEPQQYAFSDTQGPPQDFPYKSEVSAYACGQEFIPYNQPPPVLPPPANFTPLDFPVGNFEQSSYPGTADLGGYVGCLQVPGGQQCDPNSQPPMATSQPCYAGAVSMFQCQPEPQPATVDQMQYNPMVSAPHALLNKFQNGLSRGILNEAYPAQLNGLSNAQTTSQLQSLHHHHHHAPEPSPFPDLASNGFL